One region of Catenuloplanes indicus genomic DNA includes:
- a CDS encoding GGDEF domain-containing protein — MDVTLLLGGLLLAGTSALAWRSHRRARRAEAEAAGLRLALDAERHAAGHDPLTGLPNRRAFYRYGAELVADRHRPAIAAVVVDLDDFKQINDQYGHAAGDTVLRAVARRLADYAGDDLVARLGGDEFAALLTGAAIDVARGRPADRLSAVLSTPIPLGGTADDTTVTVTASVGLVPVPPGASLAEALGRADEEMYAAKSARCREPQAAPAHPPPDTASPEITGQPAELARSKAGGS; from the coding sequence GTGGACGTGACGCTGCTGCTCGGCGGCCTGCTGCTCGCGGGCACGTCCGCGCTCGCCTGGCGGTCGCACCGCCGGGCACGACGCGCGGAAGCCGAGGCGGCCGGTCTCCGCCTCGCCCTCGACGCGGAGCGCCACGCGGCCGGCCACGACCCGCTGACCGGCCTGCCGAATCGGCGGGCTTTTTATCGGTACGGCGCCGAACTCGTCGCCGACCGCCACCGCCCCGCGATCGCCGCGGTCGTGGTGGACCTCGATGACTTCAAGCAGATCAACGATCAGTACGGCCATGCGGCCGGTGACACGGTGCTGCGCGCCGTGGCCCGCCGCCTGGCCGATTACGCCGGTGACGACCTGGTGGCCCGGCTGGGTGGCGACGAGTTCGCCGCCCTGCTGACCGGAGCCGCGATCGACGTCGCCCGCGGACGCCCAGCGGACCGCCTCTCCGCGGTGTTGTCCACGCCGATCCCCCTCGGGGGAACAGCGGACGACACCACGGTCACGGTGACCGCCTCGGTCGGACTCGTCCCGGTACCACCGGGTGCGAGCCTCGCCGAGGCACTCGGCCGTGCCGACGAGGAGATGTACGCCGCGAAGAGCGCCCGCTGCCGCGAGCCCCAGGCCGCGCCGGCCCATCCACCACCGGACACCGCGAGTCCGGAGATCACCGGGCAGCCGGCCGAACTGGCGCGTTCCAAGGCAGGAGGGTCATGA
- a CDS encoding SAM-dependent methyltransferase — protein MSADNSEHAPPGVDTSTPHSARIYDWWLGGKDNFAVDRAVGQAFLNTIPTVRAMAKENRDFIHRVVEYLVRDQGVTQFLDVGTGIPTSPNLHEVAQAIDPRCRVVYVDNDPIVLVHARALLVSSPEGATEYIHADMRDAAGLLGDPALTRTLDLTKPVALTLIAVLMLIADADDPGHAVRQLMDALPPGSYVVITHPAYDFDPPAIEKLVAITEGQMTFVPRWRKDVEAYFAVPGWQMVEPGLVPVMAWHPPVEPEDPTAAYYWAGVARKN, from the coding sequence GTGTCTGCGGACAACAGCGAGCACGCGCCACCCGGGGTGGACACCAGCACACCGCACTCCGCGCGGATCTACGACTGGTGGCTGGGCGGCAAGGACAACTTCGCGGTCGACCGCGCGGTCGGCCAGGCCTTCCTGAACACGATCCCGACCGTCCGCGCGATGGCGAAGGAGAACCGCGACTTCATCCACCGCGTGGTCGAATATCTGGTGCGGGACCAGGGCGTCACGCAGTTCCTGGACGTCGGCACCGGCATCCCGACCAGTCCGAACCTGCACGAGGTGGCGCAGGCGATCGACCCGCGGTGCCGGGTGGTCTACGTCGACAACGACCCGATCGTGCTGGTCCACGCGCGGGCACTGCTGGTCAGCAGCCCCGAGGGCGCCACGGAATACATCCACGCGGACATGCGGGACGCCGCCGGCCTGCTCGGCGACCCGGCGCTGACCCGCACGCTCGACCTGACCAAGCCGGTCGCGCTGACGCTGATCGCGGTGCTGATGCTGATCGCGGACGCGGACGACCCGGGCCACGCGGTGCGCCAGCTGATGGACGCGCTGCCGCCCGGCAGTTACGTGGTGATCACACACCCGGCGTACGACTTCGACCCGCCCGCGATCGAGAAGCTGGTCGCGATCACCGAGGGCCAGATGACGTTCGTGCCACGCTGGCGCAAGGACGTCGAGGCCTACTTCGCGGTCCCCGGCTGGCAGATGGTCGAACCGGGACTGGTCCCCGTGATGGCCTGGCACCCGCCGGTGGAGCCGGAGGACCCGACCGCGGCCTATTACTGGGCGGGCGTGGCCCGGAAGAACTGA